Proteins from a single region of Campylobacter sp. RM16704:
- a CDS encoding RNA degradosome polyphosphate kinase translates to MQIQPSMYINRELSWLAFNSRVLDQCSKDLPLLEKLKFIAIYCTNLDEFYMIRVAGLKQLFVAGISTASNDEMTPLAQLKAIRNYLHEEKYVVEQYFTKITQDLEKENLFIRLYEELDEDLKQQCNEHFFSNIFPVIVPIAVDATHPFPHLNNLSFSLAVKLCDPMHPELLKFGMIRIPRVLPRFYQVSSNIYVPIESIVRHHTEHIFPGYKLLSSAAFRVTRNADMEIEEEEADDFMLILEQGLKLRRKGAFIRLQIEKGADEQLIEFLSSHMNIFHKDIYQYNILLNLPSLWQIISNKEFTHLLNPVYTPKILPPFGDNVSIFSAIDKQDILAIQPYESFEPVYQFIKEASKDPKVVSIRMTLYRVEKNSNIVQALIDAASDGKQVTVMVELKARFDEENNLHWAKSLENAGAHVIYGITGFKVHAKVAQVIRKEGEKLKIYNHLSTGNYNASSAKIYTDVSYFTSKEEYSQDTTTFFHILSGYSKSRRLKTLSMSPKQIKERILDMINAEANYGKEGVIIAKMNALVDGDVIKALYEASNKGVKIDLIVRGICCLRPGVKGYSENIKVRSIVGKYLEHARILYFKHTAPNYFISSADWMPRNLERRLELMTPIFDEHSRAKLAQILKLQLSDNDLAYELDSEKRYRKITLREGEKTNNSQQILEEYISRIFNTLKKDTDHSRATHLATKLFKDS, encoded by the coding sequence ATGCAAATTCAACCATCAATGTATATCAATAGAGAACTTTCTTGGCTTGCATTTAACTCTCGTGTTTTAGATCAATGCTCTAAAGATCTTCCTTTGCTTGAAAAACTTAAATTTATAGCTATATATTGTACTAATTTAGATGAATTTTATATGATAAGAGTGGCTGGTTTAAAACAGCTTTTTGTAGCAGGAATAAGCACAGCAAGTAATGATGAAATGACACCACTTGCACAGCTTAAAGCTATTAGAAATTATTTACATGAAGAAAAATATGTAGTAGAACAGTATTTTACTAAAATCACTCAAGATTTAGAAAAAGAGAATTTGTTTATTCGCTTATATGAAGAGCTTGATGAGGATTTAAAACAACAATGTAACGAGCATTTTTTTTCTAATATTTTTCCTGTGATAGTGCCTATTGCCGTTGATGCAACCCATCCTTTTCCACATTTAAATAATCTTTCTTTTTCTTTGGCGGTAAAACTTTGTGATCCTATGCATCCTGAACTTTTAAAATTTGGCATGATACGCATACCTAGGGTTTTGCCAAGATTTTATCAAGTAAGTTCTAACATTTATGTGCCTATAGAAAGTATAGTGCGTCATCATACAGAGCATATTTTTCCAGGTTATAAGCTTTTATCTTCGGCTGCTTTTAGAGTAACCAGAAATGCGGATATGGAGATAGAAGAAGAAGAAGCTGATGATTTTATGCTGATTTTAGAGCAGGGTTTAAAACTTCGTAGAAAAGGTGCTTTTATACGCTTACAAATAGAAAAAGGTGCAGATGAGCAGTTGATTGAATTTTTAAGTTCTCATATGAATATTTTTCATAAAGATATTTATCAATATAATATACTTTTAAATTTACCATCATTATGGCAAATCATTTCTAATAAAGAATTTACACATTTATTAAATCCTGTATATACGCCAAAAATTCTACCACCTTTTGGGGATAATGTTTCGATTTTTAGTGCAATAGATAAACAAGATATTTTGGCTATACAGCCTTATGAAAGCTTTGAGCCTGTGTATCAATTTATCAAAGAAGCAAGTAAAGATCCTAAGGTTGTTTCTATAAGAATGACCCTTTATAGGGTAGAAAAAAACTCAAACATAGTTCAAGCTTTAATTGATGCAGCAAGTGATGGTAAACAAGTTACTGTAATGGTGGAGTTAAAAGCACGTTTTGATGAGGAAAATAACTTACATTGGGCAAAATCATTAGAAAATGCAGGAGCTCATGTTATATATGGTATTACAGGTTTTAAAGTTCATGCAAAAGTTGCTCAAGTGATTAGAAAAGAAGGAGAAAAGTTAAAAATTTATAATCATTTAAGTACAGGAAATTATAATGCAAGCTCGGCAAAAATTTATACTGATGTGAGTTATTTTACTTCCAAAGAAGAATATTCACAAGATACAACAACTTTTTTTCATATTCTTTCAGGATATAGCAAAAGCCGTCGTTTAAAAACTTTATCAATGAGTCCAAAACAAATTAAAGAAAGAATTTTAGATATGATAAATGCTGAAGCAAATTATGGAAAAGAAGGTGTAATTATAGCCAAAATGAATGCTTTAGTAGATGGAGATGTGATTAAGGCTTTATATGAAGCTTCAAATAAGGGTGTTAAAATAGATCTTATTGTGCGTGGAATTTGTTGTTTAAGACCTGGAGTAAAAGGATATAGTGAAAATATAAAGGTTAGGAGTATAGTGGGAAAATATTTAGAGCATGCTAGAATTTTATATTTTAAGCATACGGCACCAAATTATTTTATATCAAGTGCCGATTGGATGCCAAGAAATTTAGAAAGAAGACTAGAGTTGATGACTCCTATATTTGATGAGCATTCTCGTGCAAAATTAGCTCAAATTTTAAAATTACAATTAAGCGATAATGATTTAGCTTATGAATTAGATAGTGAAAAAAGGTATCGTAAAATCACTTTAAGAGAGGGAGAAAAAACTAATAATTCTCAACAAATTCTAGAAGAGTATATTAGTAGAATTTTTAACACTTTGAAAAAGGATACTGATCATAGTAGAGCTACGCATTTGGCAACTAAGCTTTTTAAAGATAGCTAA